A window of Psychromonas sp. CNPT3 contains these coding sequences:
- a CDS encoding DUF2802 domain-containing protein: protein MYLQYIPWLTLMLAFVFFIGCYFLVKKQNKKIDALSLLVKSLLATNTSFKKEFLELHSGAIGMGRKIQSLELVIKKTQENQQSFVDQSPENRLYTRATKMVELGASIDELMQECELPRAEAELLLSLHRKNS from the coding sequence ATGTATTTACAATATATACCTTGGCTAACCCTAATGTTAGCCTTTGTTTTTTTTATTGGATGTTATTTTTTAGTAAAAAAACAAAATAAAAAAATTGATGCTTTATCACTATTAGTGAAGTCTTTATTAGCAACAAACACTAGTTTTAAAAAGGAATTTTTAGAGCTGCATTCTGGTGCGATTGGAATGGGGCGAAAAATACAAAGTTTAGAGTTAGTGATTAAAAAGACACAAGAAAACCAACAAAGTTTTGTTGATCAATCCCCCGAAAATCGTCTGTATACACGTGCGACAAAAATGGTGGAGTTAGGCGCATCTATTGATGAATTAATGCAAGAATGTGAACTGCCTCGTGCGGAAGCCGAATTGTTATTAAGCTTACATAGAAAAAACAGTTAA
- a CDS encoding chemotaxis protein CheW: MNRDNNIPSSDASSDDEIFQRVTFQLENETYGINVMQVQEILRYTEIAAVPGAPDYVLGIINLRGNVVTVIDTRARFGLMPVDTTDNTRIVIIEAEKQVIGILVDSVAEVVYLKKSDMEVAPHVGTAESSQFIQGVTNREDGLLILVDLNKLLSEDEWDELSIL; encoded by the coding sequence ATGAATAGAGACAATAACATCCCGAGTTCAGATGCTTCATCTGATGATGAAATTTTTCAACGCGTTACGTTTCAATTAGAAAATGAAACTTACGGTATCAATGTAATGCAAGTTCAAGAAATATTGCGTTACACTGAAATTGCAGCTGTACCGGGAGCCCCTGATTATGTGCTCGGTATTATTAATTTACGTGGTAACGTTGTGACGGTTATTGATACGCGTGCACGTTTTGGTTTGATGCCTGTTGATACGACAGATAATACCCGTATTGTTATTATTGAAGCTGAAAAACAAGTCATTGGAATTTTAGTGGATAGTGTTGCTGAAGTGGTTTATTTGAAAAAATCAGATATGGAAGTGGCGCCACATGTGGGTACTGCAGAAAGTTCTCAGTTTATTCAAGGTGTTACTAACCGTGAAGATGGTTTGCTTATCTTAGTTGATTTGAATAAATTATTAAGTGAAGATGAGTGGGATGAGTTAAGTATTCTATAA
- a CDS encoding chemotaxis protein CheW, whose protein sequence is MKNHNDEAMHAYFNAMLSESNSETQLTKEAVLERDETLSAPIFSRELSFAEQEKMQLQTEEEPPQEDEWQNLQLEPEFQVLFFSLSGLNFAVPLTDLGGIHALSDSMNKLFGKPAWFSGVMTHHEKLCNIVDTAQWMNTGESANTLNYSHYILLGNSEWGLSCENLLGTQTLNQSEIKWRARKGDRPWLAGMVKDKMCALIHTDELVKLLNNGMNMYGQ, encoded by the coding sequence ATGAAAAACCATAATGATGAAGCAATGCATGCTTATTTTAATGCGATGTTATCCGAGTCAAACAGCGAAACACAACTGACAAAAGAGGCCGTTTTAGAAAGAGATGAAACGCTTAGCGCGCCTATTTTTAGCCGAGAGTTATCTTTTGCAGAGCAAGAAAAAATGCAACTGCAAACAGAGGAAGAGCCTCCGCAAGAGGATGAATGGCAGAATTTACAATTAGAGCCTGAATTTCAAGTTTTGTTTTTTTCGCTTTCTGGATTAAATTTTGCAGTTCCCTTAACTGATTTAGGGGGTATCCATGCATTGAGTGATTCAATGAACAAATTGTTTGGTAAACCTGCTTGGTTTTCCGGGGTAATGACACATCATGAAAAATTATGTAATATCGTGGATACCGCGCAGTGGATGAATACGGGTGAGAGTGCTAACACTCTGAACTACAGTCATTATATCTTATTAGGTAATAGTGAATGGGGCCTTTCTTGTGAGAACTTATTAGGAACACAAACATTAAATCAATCAGAAATAAAATGGCGCGCTAGAAAAGGTGATCGTCCTTGGCTCGCCGGTATGGTAAAAGATAAAATGTGCGCCTTGATCCATACTGACGAATTAGTTAAGCTGTTGAATAATGGAATGAATATGTATGGGCAATAA
- a CDS encoding ParA family protein, which produces MRIWTIANQKGGVGKTTTVISLAGLLAERGFRVLVIDTDPHASLTSYLQYDPDQLPVSLYDLFEEPAEVKGEIDQVILPTEIANISLIPASMALATLDRVLGEKEGMGLFLKKQLAFVEEDYDFVLIDCPPVLGVMMVNALAACEKILIPVQTEFLASKGLDRMISTLGVMKKSAGVSFKYCIIPTMYDKRTRASLNTLALIKERYQEQVWNGVIPVDTKFRDASLQHLPISMYAKRCRGVFAYETLLNYLLQAESY; this is translated from the coding sequence TTGCGAATTTGGACAATTGCAAATCAAAAAGGAGGCGTGGGGAAAACAACCACCGTTATATCGCTTGCAGGATTGTTAGCTGAGCGAGGTTTTCGTGTGTTAGTCATTGATACTGATCCTCATGCGTCTTTAACCAGTTATTTACAATATGATCCAGACCAGTTACCGGTCAGCTTATACGATCTTTTTGAAGAGCCTGCAGAGGTTAAAGGAGAAATAGATCAGGTTATTCTGCCCACTGAAATTGCTAATATTTCGTTGATCCCTGCCTCCATGGCTTTAGCTACATTGGATCGCGTGTTAGGCGAAAAAGAGGGCATGGGATTGTTTTTGAAAAAACAATTAGCCTTTGTGGAAGAAGATTATGATTTTGTGCTGATTGATTGTCCGCCTGTACTCGGCGTGATGATGGTTAATGCATTGGCAGCTTGTGAAAAAATATTGATCCCCGTGCAAACTGAATTTTTAGCATCAAAAGGGTTAGATCGAATGATCAGCACCTTAGGTGTGATGAAAAAATCGGCGGGAGTGAGTTTTAAATATTGTATTATACCTACAATGTATGACAAACGGACGCGTGCATCACTTAATACATTAGCGCTTATAAAGGAACGTTATCAGGAACAAGTCTGGAATGGCGTGATCCCGGTTGATACTAAGTTTAGAGATGCGAGCTTACAACATCTGCCTATTTCTATGTATGCAAAACGCTGTAGAGGTGTTTTTGCGTATGAAACTTTACTTAATTATTTGTTACAAGCAGAGTCTTATTAA
- a CDS encoding flagellar motor protein MotB produces MRVRPRTRLKMHSGNDLHRWTVSFADFMTLMFAVFVLLYAVSINQEEQYKEVIVKIQKASKLLNQSVFSSEREGILTENSNSIIEDSGPAIRSEGMINQANDELSDVDTLKAGWELKQLKTELEVLLSSEIDEEVLKLDLDGDWLTIEMGGDLLFAGGSHTLLIAAKKRLNKISEALKPINNLLRIRGYTDNNLIADEIYQSNWELSGARAFSVLHALNSHGIDGRRMVVEAYGRYTLAKDAQGKIDKLGSRRVVIAISKYALVEPVAIIKAKVEKKEPIKAKVKDSENIQEIYLPNERLIITTRMD; encoded by the coding sequence ATGCGAGTTCGGCCTCGTACGCGCCTTAAAATGCATTCGGGTAATGATTTACACCGTTGGACGGTTTCTTTTGCTGATTTTATGACCTTAATGTTTGCCGTTTTTGTTTTACTGTATGCGGTTTCGATTAATCAGGAAGAACAATATAAAGAGGTGATTGTTAAGATCCAAAAGGCCAGTAAATTATTAAATCAATCGGTTTTTAGTTCTGAACGAGAAGGGATTTTAACAGAAAATAGTAACAGTATTATAGAAGACAGTGGCCCTGCAATTCGCTCAGAAGGTATGATAAATCAAGCGAATGATGAACTGTCGGATGTGGATACCTTAAAAGCTGGCTGGGAACTCAAACAATTAAAAACTGAGTTAGAGGTGCTGTTATCTTCAGAAATAGACGAAGAAGTTTTAAAGTTGGATCTTGATGGCGACTGGTTGACTATTGAAATGGGGGGGGATTTATTGTTTGCAGGTGGTAGTCATACGTTATTGATTGCTGCTAAAAAGCGTTTAAATAAAATTTCAGAAGCATTAAAACCCATTAATAATTTATTACGAATTCGTGGTTATACCGATAATAATTTGATTGCAGATGAAATATACCAATCTAATTGGGAACTATCAGGTGCTCGGGCCTTTAGCGTGCTACATGCTTTAAATAGTCACGGTATTGATGGACGGCGTATGGTAGTTGAAGCGTATGGTCGTTATACCTTAGCCAAAGATGCACAAGGTAAAATAGATAAATTAGGAAGCCGAAGAGTGGTTATCGCTATTTCTAAATATGCGTTAGTTGAGCCGGTTGCTATCATTAAAGCTAAAGTTGAAAAAAAAGAACCGATCAAAGCGAAAGTAAAAGACAGTGAAAATATACAAGAAATATATTTGCCTAATGAGCGTTTAATTATAACCACAAGGATGGACTAG
- a CDS encoding flagellar motor protein, translating to MNKLGLFGFFVIIASLLFSQIYHGVSISGLFDLPAFLIVFGGTCGAVLVQSSAKQLTHALRLLPQVFFSPPLPLHKQSLLIQKWSDKSRKLGLLSLEPNANESLDEFTSKALSMLVDGCEPLVLQEILQQDIDLESEHYERSAQIYESMGGYSPTIGIIGAVMGLIQAMGYLSEPDKLGAGIAVAFVATIYGVGFANFIFLPIANKIRLYYQYIALYKEMTLIGLLAIAHGENSLLLERRLSGYLDRGSY from the coding sequence ATGAATAAACTGGGGCTCTTTGGTTTTTTTGTCATTATTGCAAGTTTGCTGTTTTCTCAAATTTACCATGGTGTGTCAATTAGCGGGTTATTTGATCTGCCCGCGTTTTTAATTGTTTTTGGTGGTACATGTGGTGCGGTATTAGTGCAGTCTTCTGCAAAACAACTGACCCATGCACTACGTTTATTACCTCAGGTTTTTTTCTCCCCTCCTTTACCTCTACACAAGCAATCTTTGTTGATTCAAAAATGGTCTGATAAATCACGGAAGTTGGGATTATTAAGTTTAGAGCCCAATGCTAATGAGTCATTAGATGAATTTACAAGCAAAGCATTATCAATGCTTGTTGATGGTTGTGAGCCTTTGGTTTTACAAGAAATATTACAGCAAGATATTGATCTTGAAAGTGAACATTATGAGCGCAGTGCTCAAATCTATGAATCGATGGGAGGTTACAGCCCTACGATTGGTATTATTGGTGCGGTAATGGGCCTGATTCAGGCGATGGGTTATTTAAGTGAGCCGGATAAGTTAGGGGCGGGTATTGCCGTTGCATTTGTTGCCACTATTTACGGTGTTGGTTTTGCAAATTTTATTTTCCTGCCGATTGCTAATAAAATTAGATTGTATTATCAGTATATTGCACTTTATAAAGAGATGACGTTAATCGGTTTACTGGCAATAGCACATGGTGAAAATAGTTTATTATTAGAGCGCCGTTTGAGTGGTTACCTTGATAGAGGCTCTTATTAA
- a CDS encoding protein-glutamate methylesterase/protein-glutamine glutaminase — MAVKVLVVDDSSFFRRRVSEIINNSPALEVIATANNGQEAIDMVIKYKPDVVTMDIEMPVMDGITAVKKIMASHPVPILMFSSLTHQGASATLDALEAGAADFLPKKFEDIARDKEEAISLLQQRILAISRRRVARVVTKPIVTATPARSALRSTPLVRTPLATSRPSAPVASVVKSTISRAFKASGKTYSILAIGTSTGGPVALQKVLAELPANFKLPILLIQHMPGTFTKAFADRLNGICKINVKEASDGDVLQAGCAYLAPGGKQLLIEGRNGNARIRILDGNEKLNYKPSVDITFASLSKIYTNKVLAVVLTGMGADGRDGARMLKDKGSVIWAQDEASCVVYGMPQAVYKAGIATESIPLDQVAKCIKIELKHE; from the coding sequence ATGGCAGTAAAAGTATTAGTTGTTGATGATTCTAGTTTTTTTCGTCGTCGTGTTAGCGAAATAATTAATAATTCACCTGCATTAGAAGTTATTGCTACCGCAAATAATGGGCAAGAAGCCATCGATATGGTGATAAAATATAAGCCTGATGTTGTGACGATGGATATTGAAATGCCAGTTATGGATGGTATTACCGCCGTTAAAAAAATAATGGCAAGTCACCCCGTACCTATTTTAATGTTTTCTTCTTTAACGCATCAAGGTGCCAGCGCGACGCTCGATGCGTTAGAAGCTGGGGCTGCAGATTTTTTACCAAAAAAGTTTGAAGATATTGCACGAGATAAAGAAGAAGCGATTTCTTTATTACAACAACGTATTTTAGCTATATCAAGACGCCGCGTTGCACGAGTGGTTACGAAACCCATTGTGACGGCTACACCCGCTCGTAGTGCATTACGATCTACACCGCTAGTGCGAACACCTCTGGCGACAAGTCGCCCCTCTGCGCCTGTTGCTAGTGTGGTAAAATCGACTATCTCTAGAGCGTTTAAAGCATCAGGTAAAACGTACAGTATTTTAGCGATAGGTACATCAACAGGTGGACCAGTTGCGTTGCAAAAAGTGCTTGCGGAATTACCGGCTAACTTTAAATTGCCGATTCTTCTTATTCAACATATGCCGGGTACGTTCACCAAAGCATTTGCGGATAGATTAAATGGCATTTGTAAAATAAACGTAAAAGAAGCAAGTGATGGAGATGTCTTACAAGCTGGTTGTGCTTATTTAGCGCCAGGTGGTAAACAACTTTTAATAGAAGGGCGCAATGGTAATGCGCGAATTCGTATCCTTGATGGTAATGAAAAGTTAAATTACAAACCAAGTGTCGATATCACGTTTGCATCATTATCAAAAATATATACAAATAAAGTATTGGCTGTTGTTTTAACAGGTATGGGCGCAGATGGACGTGATGGCGCGCGCATGTTAAAAGACAAGGGATCTGTTATTTGGGCCCAAGATGAAGCAAGTTGCGTCGTATATGGTATGCCTCAAGCAGTATATAAAGCGGGTATCGCAACAGAGTCTATTCCACTTGATCAGGTGGCAAAATGTATCAAAATAGAGTTGAAGCATGAATAA